A window from Penicillium oxalicum strain HP7-1 chromosome VIII, whole genome shotgun sequence encodes these proteins:
- a CDS encoding Sterol 3-beta-glucosyltransferase, with translation MRQKSFPQHLDLEDEALAEDTAPPPPYGSQYGEIRDEKNGTGTSAQLTEDGRIAIRINHFSRQLSQILAPALNQHDQGAGDSHPPLYSPPPTAQGSDPPSRPPLTLNIVIQVVGSRGDVQPFVALGKVLKETYGHRVRLATHFTFKEFVQQQGLEFFSIGGDPARLMAFMFKNPGLRPSFRSVMSGDVGQQRRYVAEYIQGCWRSCYRANDSTVEDDGSNMSEGETHSRPEIKPFVADCIIANPPSFAHVHCAEKLGIPLHMMFTMPYSPTQAFPHPLANIQATNTDPRLANYISYALVELLSWQALGDIINRFRVKCLDLDPISVIWAPGMLQRLQIPHTYCWSPALIPKPKDWGAHVSVVGFFSLPTTPGYTPTHDLQAFLDAGPPPIYIGFGSIVLNDPNALTRIIFTAVKQTGQRVLLSKGWGGVGSDELGIPDGVFVLGNVPHDWLFQRVSCVVHHGGAGTTAAGIAAGRPTVVVPFFGDQPFWGAMIAQAGAGPDPIPHKQLTADNLAKAIKFCFTSSCQERALELADKIAAENGCHTGAQSFHQRLDLDRLRCTLAPSRPAVWRLRRTKVTLSAFAAYTLGNAGLLEINDLKLFRAQEYQTDEGPWDPISGGFTAFVRAFSGMTVGLADVPSETVRALKKPVERSRRQSRASVSTATSPTHMSQVPRDSSLSSSSPQAKARRSRKDSVKESVVTLTPASSVLTGSQTGPDAGVQTDMLRPTGVHMTRGAGRFAKAVVQGPVDISVNLVRGFHNMPRLWGDDTIRPQERVGDFKSGMKAVGREFSYGWYDGITGLVTQPWKGAQKEGAGGFFKGVGKGVGGFFAKSSAACVGILGHTMQGVSKEVQKLFKNDVQDYIIASRAAQGYDEWLQASETEKEDIITQWKAIQKTLKKRYVPHEEQPKVCEIPQRQDSIGSTGAWSEDLLRDSLDMDLWSLQEENEATMAHDAAHGTVRSSAENALPPPPFPHSENTETHPSPRDEKTPQEKTEEDIVLEYIKKQSLLELQHRNNSRGTGAERTIVHGGQNGKAEIAHNDDDDDDEDLQRALKLSLQEHERRDS, from the coding sequence ATGAGACAAAAATCCTTTCCACAGCACCTCGACCTCGAGGATGAGGCACTGGCCGAGGACACCGCACCGCCACCTCCGTATGGAAGCCAATATGGCGAGATCCGTGATGAAAAGAACGGGACGGGTACCAGTGCCCAGCTCACCGAAGATGGTCGAATCGCTATCCGGATCAATCACTTCAGTCGTCAATTGTCCCAAATTTTGGCCCCAGCACTCAATCAGCATGACCAGGGGGCTGGAGACAGTCATCCTCCCCTATACAGTCCTCCACCTACAGCGCAGGGCAGCGACCCACCCTCCCGGCCACCTCTTACCTTGAACATCGTGATTCAGGTGGTGGGCTCTCGTGGAGACGTTCAGCCCTTCGTGGCGTTAGGAAAGGTCTTGAAAGAGACTTACGGCCATCGGGTACGGTTGGCAACGCACTTCACCTTTAAGGAGTTTGTGCAGCAGCAGGGTCTTGAGTTTTTCAGCATTGGCGGCGACCCTGCCCGCTTGATGGCCTTCATGTTCAAAAACCCTGGTCTGAGGCCTAGTTTTCGGAGTGTGATGAGTGGTGATGTCGGCCAGCAACGACGATACGTAGCCGAGTACATCCAGGGCTGCTGGCGATCCTGTTATCGGGCAAATGATAGTACAGTCGAGGACGATGGGTCTAATATGTCGGAAGGCGAGACCCATTCGAGGCCGGAGATAAAGCCCTTTGTAGCCGATTGTATCATTGCCAATCCTCCGAGCTTCGCCCACGTTCATTGTGCAGAGAAACTAGGAATCCCGCTCCATATGATGTTCACGATGCCCTATTCCCCGACGCAAGCCTTTCCGCATCCCCTGGCCAACATTCAAGCCACGAATACCGACCCGCGACTGGCAAATTACATCAGCTACGCTTTGGTTGAATTGCTTTCATGGCAAGCTCTTGGGGACATCATCAATCGATTCCGGGTCAAGTGTCTGGATCTGGATCCGATCAGCGTCATCTGGGCCCCGGGGATGTTACAGCGGCTGCAAATCCCACATACTTACTGCTGGTCTCCCGCCCTGATTCCTAAGCCAAAAGATTGGGGCGCTCATGTCTCAGTCGTcggctttttctctcttccaacAACTCCGGGTTACACGCCAACACATGACTTGCAGGCCTTCCTTGATGCTGGACCACCGCCGATCTACATTGGATTTGGAAGTATTGTGCTCAATGACCCGAACGCACTTACTAGAATCATCTTCACTGCGGTGAAGCAGACAGGCCAGCGCGTGCTCCTATCCAAAGGCTGGGGAGGTGTGGGCTCGGATGAGTTGGGGATTCCTGATGGGGTCTTTGTGCTTGGGAACGTACCGCACGACTGGCTCTTCCAACGCGTCTCGTGTGTCGTACATCACGGTGGTGCGGGTACGACAGCAGCAGGCATCGCCGCAGGCCGGCCGACAGTTGTTGTCCCTTTCTTTGGAGACCAGCCATTTTGGGGTGCAATGATTGCACAGGCAGGGGCAGGCCCTGATCCGATTCCCCATAAACAACTGACGGCCGACAATTTGGCCAAGGCCATTAAGTTCTGCTTCACGTCCAGCTGCCAAGAGCGCGCCCTGGAACTGGCGGACAAGATTGCAGCGGAGAATGGCTGCCATACAGGTGCGCAGTCTTTCCATCAGCGTCTCGATCTGGATCGGCTCCGATGCACTCTCGCCCCGTCCCGGCCCGCCGTGTGGCGTCTCAGGCGTACGAAGGTCACCTTGAGCGCTTTCGCAGCGTACACACTAGGGAATGCAGGGCTATTGGAGATCAATGATCTCAAGCTGTTTCGGGCACAGGAATACCAAACCGATGAAGGCCCGTGGGACCCCATCTCCGGGGGATTCACTGCGTTTGTGAGGGCATTTAGCGGCATGACGGTCGGGCTCGCCGACGTGCCCTCGGAAACCGTCAGGGCGTTGAAGAAGCCGGTTGAGCGGAGCCGACGACAATCCCGGGCCTCGGTCTCGACGGCCACGAGTCCAACCCACATGTCGCAAGTACCAAGGGATTCAAGCTTGTCAAGCTCGTCACCACAAGCAAAAGCTCGGCGGAGTCGGAAAGACTCAGTGAAGGAGAGTGTAGTGACTCTCACACCTGCTTCTTCTGTCCTCACCGGTAGCCAGACAGGACCTGATGCCGGCGTGCAGACTGACATGCTGCGTCCGACGGGCGTACACATGACAAGGGGCGCCGGACGCTTCGCTAAGGCCGTTGTACAAGGGCCAGTGGACATATCCGTCAACTTGGTGAGGGGCTTTCACAATATGCCGCGGCTCTGGGGCGATGATACGATTCGCCCGCAAGAGAGGGTCGGCGACTTCAAGTCTGGCATGAAGGCTGTGGGCAGGGAGTTCAGCTACGGCTGGTACGATGGTATCACCGGCCTCGTCACCCAACCCTGGAAAGGTGCCCAGAAAGAAGGTGCCGGTGGCTTCTTCAAGGGGGTGGGGAAAGGGGTTGGGGGCTTCTTCGCCAAGTCGAGCGCAGCGTGCGTCGGTATTCTTGGCCATACGATGCAGGGGGTCAGCAAAGAAGTGCAGAAACTGTTCAAAAATGACGTGCAAGACTATATCATCGCATCCCGAGCGGCTCAGGGTTATGATGAATGGCTACAGGCGTCGGAAACCGAGAAAGAAGACATCATCACCCAATGGAAAGCGATTCAGAAAACCTTGAAAAAAAGGTACGTGCCGCATGAGGAACAGCCTAAAGTGTGTGAGATACCACAGAGGCAGGATTCCATCGGCAGTACCGGCGCCTGGAGTGAGGATCTTCTGAGGGACTCCCTTGATATGGATCTCTGGTCATTgcaggaagaaaatgaagctACAATGGCTCACGACGCCGCTCATGGCACTGTCCGAAGCAGCGCAGAGAACGCGCTACCACCTCCACCGTTTCCTCACAGTGAAAATACTGAAACACATCCGAGCCCTCGTGATGAAAAGACGCCGCAGGAGAAAACGGAAGAGGACATTGTTTTGGAATACATCAAGAAGCAGAGTCTGCTGGAATTACAACATCGAAACAATAGCCGAGGCACTGGGGCTGAAAGAACGATCGTGCACGGAGGCCAGAATGGCAAGGCGGAAATTGCTcacaatgatgatgacgatgacgatgaggacctGCAGAGAGCGTTGAAGTTGAGCTTGCAAGAGCATGAACGACGAGATTCATAA